A portion of the Deinococcus peraridilitoris DSM 19664 genome contains these proteins:
- the uvsE gene encoding UV DNA damage repair endonuclease UvsE, translating into MSASPAFGLVCVTASGEVRFRTVTRTNYLKLSPAARREKLRDLYHDNTARLLKALDFCRQRGIRLYRMTSQLFPMSDLDDGIGAEVLAELSAILPEVGQRAESYGIRVVVHPDQFVVLSSDSPNVVENSRLILGQHARNLDLMGLPRNAWSIILIHGGKGGRSEALGTRIMELPENVRTRLALENDEHIYSAAEILQVARRTGVPFVFDAHHHVIKEKVASYDDASVKHFVREAQRTWPHPEWQIVHLSNGREGLLDRRHSDLIETFPQAYLDVPWIEVEAKGKENAIADLQQRFAG; encoded by the coding sequence GTGTCGGCCTCTCCTGCCTTCGGACTTGTATGTGTGACTGCCTCGGGAGAAGTACGCTTCCGTACGGTAACGCGCACCAACTATCTCAAACTCAGTCCTGCTGCCCGGCGCGAAAAACTACGCGATCTGTATCACGACAACACCGCCCGGCTGCTGAAGGCGCTCGACTTCTGCCGTCAGCGCGGAATTCGCCTGTACCGCATGACCTCGCAGCTCTTTCCGATGAGCGATCTCGATGATGGCATCGGCGCCGAAGTCCTGGCCGAGCTGTCGGCCATCCTGCCCGAAGTTGGACAGCGCGCCGAGAGCTACGGCATTCGCGTGGTCGTGCACCCTGATCAGTTCGTGGTCCTCAGCTCCGACTCACCGAACGTGGTGGAAAATTCGCGCCTGATTCTCGGCCAGCATGCCCGAAACCTCGACCTGATGGGTCTTCCACGCAACGCCTGGAGCATCATCCTGATCCATGGAGGCAAGGGCGGACGCAGCGAGGCCCTCGGAACGCGCATCATGGAGCTGCCTGAAAACGTCCGCACCCGGCTCGCCCTGGAGAACGACGAGCACATCTACAGCGCCGCTGAAATACTGCAGGTAGCCAGGCGCACAGGCGTGCCATTCGTCTTCGATGCCCATCATCACGTCATTAAAGAGAAAGTCGCTTCGTACGACGACGCCTCGGTCAAGCACTTCGTACGCGAGGCACAACGCACCTGGCCGCATCCAGAGTGGCAGATCGTTCATCTGTCGAACGGTAGGGAGGGCCTGCTCGACCGGCGCCACAGCGATCTCATCGAAACGTTCCCCCAGGCGTACCTCGACGTTCCCTGGATTGAAGTGGAGGCCAAGGGCAAGGAAAACGCCATCGCCGACCTCCAGCAGCGCTTTGCAGGTTGA
- a CDS encoding amidase family protein: MADNLLNLDATDLVAALRRREVSALEVTELYLRRIEEHNPNVNAVREINPRALEFARQLDQQNPTGLLHGLPVLLKDNIDTEGELHTTAGAWNLRAHRAERDAPLVAQLRAAGAIVLGKANMTEWANFTTFGMPNGFSSLGGQVRNPWKDGADVGGSSSGSGAAVAARLAPIAVGTETSGSILSPASSNGVVGLKPTVGRVSRGGIIPIASSQDTAGPLSRTVRDAALLLSAMSAQDSHDQATHAAPPFEPDFSPDALAGARLGVARKAWDRLTPERRSALDDVLEVLRQAGAVIVEDSDLSTWDELQHGGLEVLVYEFKRDLNAYLGGVRNGPRSLREVISQNEAEGHMPYGQLLLLAAEATSGTLREGAYLRARARDLELARDRGLSALFSGLSLDAWLSPGAGASHVGAKAGFPSVCVPVGVVEGTPLALTLTGPAWAEPRLLSMAAAYETLRGPWEAGL, translated from the coding sequence ATGGCCGACAATCTGCTGAACCTCGACGCCACCGACCTGGTGGCCGCCCTGCGCCGCCGTGAGGTGAGTGCGCTCGAAGTGACCGAGCTCTACCTGCGCCGGATCGAGGAGCACAATCCCAACGTCAACGCCGTACGCGAAATCAATCCACGTGCCCTGGAGTTCGCGAGACAGCTCGACCAGCAGAATCCGACCGGACTTTTGCACGGCCTGCCCGTGCTGCTCAAGGACAACATCGATACGGAAGGTGAACTGCACACGACCGCCGGAGCCTGGAATCTGCGCGCGCACCGCGCCGAGCGTGACGCACCGCTGGTGGCGCAGCTGCGCGCCGCCGGTGCGATTGTGCTGGGCAAGGCCAACATGACCGAATGGGCCAACTTCACGACGTTCGGTATGCCCAACGGCTTCTCGTCGCTCGGCGGACAGGTGCGTAATCCCTGGAAAGATGGCGCTGACGTGGGAGGCAGCTCCTCAGGAAGTGGTGCGGCCGTTGCGGCGCGTCTGGCACCGATTGCTGTCGGCACCGAAACGTCCGGGTCAATTCTCTCACCAGCATCGAGCAACGGGGTGGTGGGGCTCAAGCCGACGGTCGGCCGCGTTTCGCGGGGTGGAATCATTCCGATCGCCTCGAGCCAGGATACGGCCGGGCCGCTGTCACGCACGGTTCGCGACGCCGCATTGCTGCTCTCCGCCATGAGCGCGCAGGATTCTCACGACCAGGCAACGCACGCGGCGCCACCCTTCGAGCCGGATTTTTCGCCTGATGCGCTGGCGGGCGCCCGCCTGGGTGTAGCGCGCAAAGCCTGGGACAGGCTCACCCCCGAGCGGCGATCTGCGCTGGATGACGTGTTGGAAGTCTTGCGGCAAGCGGGCGCCGTGATCGTCGAAGACTCCGACCTGAGCACCTGGGACGAACTGCAACACGGTGGTCTCGAGGTACTGGTCTATGAATTCAAACGCGACCTCAATGCCTATCTTGGAGGCGTCAGGAACGGCCCGCGTAGTCTGCGTGAGGTCATTTCGCAAAATGAGGCGGAGGGACACATGCCGTATGGTCAACTGCTCCTGCTGGCAGCAGAGGCGACTTCGGGGACCTTGCGGGAAGGGGCCTACCTGCGTGCGCGGGCCCGCGATCTGGAGCTGGCCCGCGACCGTGGGCTGAGCGCGCTGTTTTCTGGTCTGTCCCTCGATGCGTGGCTGTCACCTGGCGCGGGCGCGTCGCATGTCGGGGCCAAGGCAGGCTTTCCCAGCGTATGTGTGCCGGTCGGTGTGGTAGAGGGCACACCGCTCGCCCTGACCCTGACGGGACCCGCCTGGGCCGAGCCACGCCTGCTTTCCATGGCCGCGGCTTATGAAACGCTGCGCGGTCCGTGGGAAGCGGGCCTCTGA
- the pheA gene encoding prephenate dehydratase: protein MGIPDQRTADAHPIWSAQDAAPPTSTVVAFQGVPGAYGERAAQLASEHAQPRGYPTFHEVFAAVTGGQADLGVVPVENSLAGSVHQNVDLLLETDLHVVREIIVRVKHHLLALPGVKLEDVRRVASHPQALAQCDGFLARHHLLPVAAYDTAGAAENLLGSGARDEAVIASRRAGELYGLDVLAQGIEDEDFNYTRFLVLSRTEPPREDVPYKTSLVFAVRHTPGFLVETLSELRGLNMSKIESRPRRDRAWSYLIYVDFEGDARDPAIAKSLVGVLHRASFVKIIGSYPRALEPSE from the coding sequence ATGGGCATTCCCGATCAACGAACAGCAGACGCCCACCCTATCTGGTCCGCGCAGGACGCCGCGCCCCCGACATCCACGGTGGTGGCCTTTCAGGGGGTGCCGGGTGCCTATGGTGAACGCGCCGCGCAATTGGCCAGCGAGCACGCCCAGCCACGCGGTTACCCCACGTTTCACGAGGTGTTCGCGGCAGTCACCGGGGGTCAGGCTGACCTGGGCGTCGTGCCAGTCGAAAACAGCCTGGCCGGCAGCGTGCACCAGAACGTCGATCTGCTGCTCGAAACCGATTTGCACGTCGTGCGCGAAATCATCGTAAGGGTCAAGCACCACCTGCTGGCACTGCCGGGCGTCAAGCTCGAAGATGTGCGTCGGGTCGCCTCGCATCCACAGGCCCTGGCGCAGTGTGACGGCTTTCTCGCCCGGCACCACCTGCTGCCCGTCGCCGCCTATGACACGGCCGGCGCGGCCGAGAATCTGCTGGGCAGCGGCGCACGGGATGAGGCCGTAATCGCTTCACGGCGCGCCGGAGAACTGTACGGCCTCGACGTGCTCGCTCAAGGCATCGAGGACGAGGATTTCAACTACACGCGCTTTCTGGTGCTTTCGCGCACGGAACCACCGCGCGAGGACGTGCCGTACAAGACTTCACTGGTCTTCGCGGTGCGGCACACACCGGGGTTTCTGGTCGAGACGCTCAGTGAACTGCGCGGGCTCAACATGAGCAAAATTGAGTCCCGTCCTCGCCGTGACCGGGCGTGGAGTTACCTGATCTACGTCGACTTCGAAGGCGACGCCCGTGACCCTGCCATTGCCAAGTCACTGGTCGGGGTGTTGCACCGCGCGAGCTTCGTCAAGATCATCGGTTCTTACCCACGCGCGCTTGAACCGAGCGAATAA
- a CDS encoding PAS domain-containing protein: protein MSAFEVLAEAMNDGFIAVNEHWHVTYLNRPARLMLRNPQLSDELTLQHLIPADPTTNTWRELHRASKQKITTEVDVFFPTFFSWFEVRAFPLDGGLGLILRDITDRQWLLRKEAERGYLRNIFQAAPVALYLTRGPEHVFEYSNDFARQLINNRDIEGRALRAAFPDIEGQGFYELFDQVYRTGEVVEVTEARAQLTDPYTGTPKEIYINASYIPLRGFDAQISGVLGLVVDVTRYVEARKESERLAEEHAAVLTHLQEGVIVADSQGRLIFVNDVAAELHGVKVLDITPEAYTDTYNLLTMDGQPHPEDELPLVRALRQGEVVRDAHWQIRRPDGDIILVSGAANPVFTSDGLQAGAVLTLRQVNQADHA from the coding sequence ATGTCCGCCTTTGAAGTCCTCGCTGAGGCCATGAATGACGGCTTCATCGCCGTCAACGAGCACTGGCACGTCACGTACCTGAACCGACCTGCCCGCCTGATGCTCCGCAACCCCCAGCTCAGCGACGAACTCACCCTCCAGCACCTCATCCCGGCCGATCCCACCACCAACACCTGGCGTGAACTGCACCGCGCCAGCAAACAGAAGATCACCACGGAAGTTGATGTCTTCTTTCCCACGTTCTTCAGCTGGTTCGAAGTTCGCGCTTTCCCACTCGATGGCGGCCTGGGGTTGATCCTGCGGGACATCACCGACCGGCAGTGGCTGCTCCGCAAAGAAGCTGAACGAGGCTACCTGCGTAACATCTTCCAGGCCGCCCCAGTCGCGCTGTACCTGACGCGCGGACCGGAGCATGTCTTTGAATACAGCAATGACTTCGCGCGTCAGCTGATCAACAACCGTGACATCGAAGGACGCGCGCTTCGCGCCGCCTTCCCCGACATCGAAGGTCAAGGCTTTTACGAGCTGTTCGATCAGGTGTACCGCACAGGAGAAGTCGTCGAAGTGACAGAGGCACGTGCCCAACTCACCGATCCATATACGGGGACGCCAAAGGAGATCTACATCAACGCCTCGTACATTCCACTGCGAGGATTCGATGCGCAGATCAGCGGGGTGTTGGGTTTGGTCGTGGATGTCACCCGGTACGTCGAAGCTCGTAAGGAAAGTGAACGCCTGGCTGAAGAGCACGCTGCGGTGCTGACGCACCTGCAGGAAGGTGTCATTGTGGCGGACAGCCAGGGACGGCTCATCTTCGTGAATGACGTCGCGGCGGAGTTACACGGCGTGAAAGTGCTGGATATTACTCCGGAAGCGTACACCGATACGTACAACCTGCTCACAATGGACGGCCAGCCGCACCCTGAGGATGAATTGCCTCTGGTGCGGGCCTTACGGCAGGGAGAGGTGGTCCGCGACGCACACTGGCAGATTCGGCGTCCAGATGGAGACATCATTCTCGTGTCAGGGGCTGCGAATCCCGTGTTCACCTCGGATGGCTTGCAGGCTGGGGCGGTGCTCACGCTACGACAAGTGAATCAAGCAGATCACGCTTGA
- a CDS encoding VOC family protein — protein MTNPASQAHTAARIDPKLTLGEVALTVHDLDLIVGFYQQVLGLRLLAREGTRAVLSTPDGHPLVTLRQNLQAPIAPGNSTGLYQLAIAFPTRPDLARWLRPAPAEPSSANAKVHPCGTRVLPRTIW, from the coding sequence ATGACCAACCCTGCTTCCCAGGCTCACACCGCCGCGCGCATCGACCCGAAGCTCACCCTTGGCGAAGTTGCCCTGACTGTGCATGATCTCGACCTCATCGTGGGGTTCTACCAGCAGGTTCTCGGTCTGCGCCTCCTCGCCCGTGAAGGAACCCGCGCCGTGCTCAGCACGCCCGACGGCCACCCGCTCGTCACGCTGCGCCAAAACCTCCAGGCGCCCATCGCGCCCGGGAATAGCACCGGCCTGTACCAGCTCGCCATCGCCTTCCCCACCCGACCCGACCTCGCCCGCTGGCTCCGGCCCGCTCCTGCGGAACCGAGTTCAGCGAACGCAAAGGTACACCCCTGTGGAACACGCGTGCTGCCGAGGACCATCTGGTGA
- a CDS encoding DoxX family protein, which yields MTTTTRTTARPSKALHITLWILQALLAAAFLMTGLMKLAQPITQLAGMLPWVTEVPALLVRFIGLAEVAGALGLILPALTPIRPNLTPLAALGLVAVMLLASAFYLTRGEGMMVPMNLVLAALASFAAWGRTRKAPIQAR from the coding sequence ATGACCACGACCACCCGCACCACCGCCCGTCCCAGCAAAGCCCTGCACATCACCCTCTGGATCCTTCAGGCCCTCCTCGCCGCCGCGTTCCTCATGACCGGCCTGATGAAGCTCGCCCAGCCCATCACGCAGCTCGCCGGCATGCTGCCTTGGGTCACTGAAGTTCCCGCCCTGCTCGTTCGCTTCATCGGTCTCGCCGAAGTCGCCGGCGCGCTCGGCCTGATCCTGCCCGCCCTCACCCCCATCCGCCCGAATCTCACGCCGCTCGCTGCCCTCGGCCTCGTCGCCGTCATGCTCCTCGCCAGCGCGTTCTACCTCACCCGAGGCGAAGGAATGATGGTCCCGATGAATCTCGTCCTGGCCGCACTCGCCAGTTTTGCCGCCTGGGGACGCACCCGCAAAGCGCCCATCCAGGCCCGCTAA
- a CDS encoding VOC family protein: MIFPTTIPYPDLPADRLGLKPERHTLPANIGLGTVTLQINDLGASIAYYTRVIGLTLHTQGEQHGQRIATLGISDSQTLLELREKPGVKYAPHRGRLGLYHFALLLPTRADLARFVRNALSLGVHVGSGDHHYSEATYLMDPDGISIEVYCDRPREEWQVTEGGEIVGRADPLDLHALVATAAATPWTGLPTGATIGHLHFYIVDLDQAARFYHAGLGFPKITWSFLAPSGLFLSVGGYHHHIGLNTWAAGSPPSGENDARLLTWELILPDQKTTDQTVASLRAEGFDVTPTPDGLLANDPWGITVRLRTA, from the coding sequence GTGATCTTCCCCACAACCATTCCCTACCCCGACCTGCCCGCCGACCGCCTCGGCCTCAAGCCCGAGCGCCACACCCTCCCCGCGAACATCGGCCTCGGAACCGTCACCCTCCAGATCAACGACCTCGGCGCCTCCATCGCCTACTACACCCGGGTCATCGGTCTGACCTTGCACACCCAGGGCGAACAGCACGGCCAGCGCATCGCCACCCTCGGCATTTCCGACAGCCAGACCCTTCTCGAACTCCGCGAGAAGCCCGGCGTCAAGTACGCCCCGCACCGAGGTCGGCTCGGCCTTTACCACTTCGCGCTGCTGCTCCCCACTCGCGCCGACCTCGCCCGCTTCGTCCGCAACGCCCTCAGCCTCGGCGTGCACGTCGGAAGTGGCGACCATCACTACAGCGAAGCCACCTACCTGATGGACCCCGATGGCATCAGCATCGAGGTGTATTGCGACCGTCCCCGCGAAGAGTGGCAGGTCACGGAAGGCGGCGAGATCGTCGGCCGCGCCGACCCCCTCGACCTCCACGCCCTCGTCGCCACTGCTGCCGCGACTCCCTGGACGGGCCTCCCGACCGGCGCCACCATTGGCCACTTGCACTTCTACATCGTTGACCTCGACCAGGCCGCCCGCTTCTACCACGCCGGCCTCGGCTTCCCCAAAATCACCTGGTCGTTCCTCGCCCCCTCGGGCCTGTTCCTCAGCGTCGGCGGCTACCACCACCACATCGGACTCAACACCTGGGCCGCCGGCAGCCCTCCCTCCGGCGAGAACGACGCGCGCCTCCTGACCTGGGAACTGATCCTCCCCGACCAAAAGACCACTGACCAGACGGTGGCCAGCCTCCGGGCCGAAGGCTTCGACGTCACCCCTACCCCCGATGGCCTGCTCGCCAACGACCCTTGGGGCATCACCGTCCGCCTCCGCACCGCCTGA
- a CDS encoding MarR family winged helix-turn-helix transcriptional regulator: MSATLRVEIQQNSPFRSLEEEAALNLHRTAQLLADQSELSLREYGLTPTQYNVLRILRGAGDGGLGRNEIRERLLSRMPDVTRLLDKMEDMGLVTRVRSSSDRRCVPTALTEKGHALVDSLDEPVAELHKAQFGHLTPGQLHSLIEALTLIRARVSQV; encoded by the coding sequence ATGAGCGCCACTCTTCGTGTCGAAATCCAACAAAATAGCCCCTTCCGCAGCCTGGAAGAGGAAGCGGCGCTCAACCTCCACCGCACCGCGCAGCTGCTCGCCGACCAAAGTGAGCTGTCGCTCCGTGAGTATGGTCTGACGCCCACCCAGTACAACGTTCTGCGCATTCTGCGCGGCGCGGGTGATGGCGGGCTGGGCCGCAACGAAATTCGCGAGCGGCTCCTCAGCCGCATGCCCGATGTGACCCGCCTGCTCGACAAAATGGAGGACATGGGCCTCGTCACCCGCGTGCGCAGCTCCAGTGACCGCCGCTGCGTTCCAACCGCCCTCACGGAGAAGGGTCACGCCCTGGTGGACTCGTTGGACGAACCGGTCGCCGAGCTCCACAAAGCGCAGTTCGGGCACCTCACGCCTGGTCAGCTGCACTCCCTGATTGAGGCCCTCACGCTGATCCGCGCGCGGGTATCCCAGGTGTAG
- a CDS encoding SDR family NAD(P)-dependent oxidoreductase, whose protein sequence is MIHVDQSKRVLVTGAAQGIGRAIAALYVERGARVVLFDTQPKVQDVARELGAVGVTGDLSLSSDRTQAVAAAVERWQGLDVLVNNAAFQQAPGSTMEVAGEGWQRALDVNLGGPLFLSRECVPHMPSGGAIVNVASVQGLFAEPGNVAYNASKGGLINLTRAMALDLAPRGVRVNAVAPGAIETEGVLEAIEGSDNPAQTRRDYEELHALRRLGQPGEVAQAVYFLGSDNASFITGTILTVDGGMTASFMMAGRPV, encoded by the coding sequence ATGATCCATGTTGATCAATCGAAACGGGTGCTGGTGACGGGCGCAGCCCAGGGCATCGGCCGGGCGATCGCGGCACTGTACGTGGAGCGCGGTGCCCGGGTGGTGCTGTTCGATACCCAGCCGAAAGTTCAGGATGTGGCGCGCGAGCTCGGGGCCGTAGGCGTGACAGGTGACCTTTCGCTCAGTTCAGACCGCACACAGGCGGTGGCCGCGGCGGTAGAACGCTGGCAGGGTCTGGATGTGCTGGTGAACAATGCCGCCTTTCAGCAGGCTCCCGGCTCGACAATGGAGGTGGCCGGTGAGGGCTGGCAGCGCGCCCTTGACGTCAACCTCGGCGGCCCGCTGTTTCTGTCGCGCGAGTGCGTCCCCCATATGCCATCGGGAGGAGCCATTGTGAACGTCGCCTCGGTACAGGGATTGTTCGCCGAACCCGGCAACGTGGCGTACAACGCCAGCAAGGGAGGACTGATCAACCTCACGCGCGCCATGGCGCTCGATCTGGCACCGAGGGGCGTGCGCGTCAACGCGGTGGCGCCGGGCGCAATCGAGACTGAGGGTGTTCTGGAAGCGATCGAAGGGAGCGACAACCCTGCGCAGACCCGCCGCGACTACGAGGAATTGCACGCGCTGCGACGCCTGGGGCAACCTGGAGAAGTCGCTCAGGCCGTGTATTTTCTGGGCTCGGACAACGCCAGCTTCATTACTGGCACCATTCTGACGGTCGACGGCGGAATGACGGCGAGCTTCATGATGGCCGGAAGACCAGTATAG
- a CDS encoding HAD family hydrolase — MPSVQGVILDIDGTLVDSNDAHARAWVRAFGDEGLDVPFERVRSLVGMGGDQLVPEVLGIGQDSARYARVKEGWKTHFVAEELARVRSQPGTRELVAGLRSRGLKVIIGTSADESLVQGLLERAELADADLPFTTASDVEASKPEPDIILAAVERLALAPDEVLMVGDTPFDVQAAQKAGVRTVFLTCGGDTRHEGAYAVYRDPADLARHLDDL, encoded by the coding sequence ATGCCAAGCGTGCAGGGAGTGATTCTCGATATCGACGGAACCCTCGTCGACAGCAACGATGCCCACGCGCGCGCCTGGGTGCGCGCGTTCGGTGACGAGGGCCTTGACGTGCCCTTCGAGCGGGTGCGTTCCCTGGTTGGCATGGGAGGCGACCAGCTCGTTCCCGAGGTCCTGGGAATCGGTCAGGACAGCGCCCGTTACGCGCGCGTCAAGGAAGGCTGGAAGACGCACTTTGTGGCCGAGGAGCTGGCGCGCGTCCGGTCCCAGCCCGGCACGCGCGAGCTGGTCGCGGGCTTGCGGTCGCGTGGACTCAAGGTCATCATCGGTACGTCGGCAGACGAATCCCTGGTGCAGGGTCTGCTGGAGCGCGCCGAACTCGCCGACGCGGATTTGCCGTTCACCACCGCCAGCGACGTCGAAGCGTCCAAGCCCGAGCCCGACATCATCCTCGCTGCGGTGGAACGGCTGGCGCTCGCGCCTGACGAGGTGCTGATGGTCGGCGACACGCCTTTCGATGTGCAGGCCGCGCAGAAGGCGGGCGTGCGGACGGTGTTCCTGACCTGCGGGGGGGACACACGCCACGAGGGAGCGTATGCGGTCTACCGTGACCCTGCCGATCTGGCGCGCCACCTTGATGACCTGTGA
- a CDS encoding carbohydrate kinase family protein produces the protein MTDVSPQPLIVSAGEALTDLVRTGEQTWTSHAGGAGWNVARAAASLGVPSAFAGAVGHDVFGDEIWRVSVAAGLDVRFLQQVSAPTLMAVVHQVHPPAYMFLGENSADLHFQPDQLPTGWMRSVRWIHLGGISLARAPLNTRLLELAERARDAGAKVSFDPNARNVHGNPAYRPMFERTLQLADVIKLSDEDVRFFYPESSEAEAVNAMRELNPGAPLIVTRGGEGASLFADGERRDFEAVRVEVIDTVGAGDAFVAGLLTHAVRDAQAGWSEHIRFALTVGAAACTRAGAYAPTLADLTALS, from the coding sequence ATGACAGACGTTTCCCCTCAGCCCCTCATCGTCAGTGCCGGCGAAGCGCTGACCGACCTTGTCCGTACGGGAGAGCAGACCTGGACGTCGCACGCCGGCGGTGCCGGCTGGAACGTCGCGCGTGCCGCCGCGTCACTGGGTGTGCCTTCAGCGTTCGCGGGCGCAGTCGGTCATGACGTCTTCGGCGACGAAATATGGCGGGTCTCGGTGGCCGCCGGTCTCGACGTGCGCTTCTTGCAGCAGGTCTCGGCGCCCACCCTGATGGCCGTGGTGCATCAGGTGCATCCGCCAGCCTATATGTTTCTGGGCGAGAACAGTGCCGACCTGCACTTTCAGCCCGATCAACTGCCCACAGGGTGGATGCGCTCGGTGCGCTGGATTCATCTGGGCGGCATCAGTCTTGCCCGCGCGCCGCTGAACACCCGACTGCTCGAACTGGCCGAGCGTGCCAGGGACGCGGGAGCGAAGGTCAGCTTCGATCCCAATGCACGCAACGTTCACGGCAACCCGGCGTACCGCCCGATGTTCGAGCGCACCTTGCAGCTCGCGGACGTCATCAAGCTCTCCGATGAGGATGTCCGCTTTTTTTATCCCGAGTCGTCCGAAGCCGAGGCCGTCAATGCGATGCGGGAACTCAATCCGGGCGCGCCGCTGATCGTGACGCGCGGGGGAGAGGGGGCCAGCCTGTTCGCGGACGGCGAACGGCGCGACTTTGAGGCCGTTCGGGTCGAAGTGATCGATACGGTCGGTGCGGGCGACGCCTTTGTGGCCGGTCTGCTGACCCACGCGGTTCGTGATGCGCAGGCGGGCTGGAGCGAACATATTCGTTTTGCCCTGACGGTGGGAGCGGCGGCCTGTACCCGTGCGGGCGCTTACGCACCGACCCTGGCCGACCTGACCGCGCTGTCCTGA
- the tsaB gene encoding tRNA (adenosine(37)-N6)-threonylcarbamoyltransferase complex dimerization subunit type 1 TsaB has product MILSIDTSTPFLVLGLWDGQSGAALALEDIKEVGRAHAEELPQAVTRLYQQSGRPPGATVLAIGTGPGSYTGLRVGTSYALGCARAWNADVVGVSSLEGVAARAQGTVAVSADARRGQVYGAVYQVHEGLVTEVLDPPRKQPTDEFASLARGLTWLRDEAPSGIALARLAAARGQPHWQLEYS; this is encoded by the coding sequence ATGATTCTGTCAATCGATACCAGCACGCCCTTCCTGGTCCTCGGGTTGTGGGACGGTCAATCCGGAGCAGCGCTCGCCCTGGAGGACATCAAGGAGGTGGGACGTGCCCACGCCGAGGAATTGCCCCAGGCCGTGACGCGGCTCTATCAGCAGTCCGGCCGCCCACCGGGAGCAACAGTGCTCGCCATCGGTACGGGACCGGGCTCCTACACCGGGCTGCGCGTGGGCACGAGCTACGCACTGGGCTGCGCCCGGGCATGGAACGCTGATGTGGTGGGCGTGAGTTCACTTGAGGGAGTCGCCGCTCGCGCCCAAGGCACAGTGGCCGTCTCCGCAGACGCCCGCCGGGGTCAGGTGTATGGTGCGGTGTATCAGGTACATGAGGGGCTGGTCACCGAAGTGCTCGATCCTCCCCGCAAGCAGCCCACCGACGAGTTCGCGTCACTTGCGCGTGGCCTGACCTGGCTGCGTGACGAAGCGCCCAGCGGGATCGCGCTGGCCCGCCTGGCCGCCGCGCGAGGTCAGCCGCACTGGCAGCTGGAGTACAGCTGA